From the genome of Actinomycetota bacterium, one region includes:
- a CDS encoding class I SAM-dependent methyltransferase, translating into MSRDDVRKNLASWEADSAEYQARNASQLNRWDGVVWGTWAIPEDEIDALGDITGLRTLELGCGAGQFGINLVRRGADVIGLDFSANQLATARANVAGTGVRFPLVRASAEELPFADASFDLVVCDHGATSFTDPHVTMPECARVLRSGGVLAFNIATPWVAVGWPDDDSPPDRTLHRPYFELGRSEYHDDLPSVEWYVGYGEWIRLFRGAGFVIEDLIELRPTPDASTTFTTYTTLEWARDFPGEHIWKVRKV; encoded by the coding sequence ATGAGCCGGGACGACGTCCGCAAGAACCTCGCGAGCTGGGAGGCTGACAGCGCGGAGTATCAGGCCCGCAACGCCTCGCAGCTGAATCGGTGGGACGGCGTGGTCTGGGGCACGTGGGCGATCCCCGAGGACGAGATCGATGCGCTCGGCGATATCACGGGTCTCCGCACGCTCGAGCTCGGCTGTGGCGCCGGACAGTTCGGCATCAACCTCGTGAGGCGCGGTGCGGACGTGATCGGGCTCGACTTCTCGGCGAACCAGCTCGCCACGGCCCGTGCGAACGTCGCCGGTACCGGGGTGCGGTTCCCGCTGGTGCGTGCGAGCGCCGAGGAGCTTCCCTTCGCCGATGCCAGCTTCGACCTGGTGGTGTGCGATCACGGCGCGACCTCCTTCACCGACCCGCACGTCACGATGCCGGAGTGCGCGAGGGTGCTTCGCTCCGGCGGTGTGCTGGCGTTCAACATCGCGACGCCATGGGTGGCGGTCGGTTGGCCCGACGACGACTCACCCCCCGACCGAACGCTGCATCGCCCGTACTTCGAGCTCGGCCGATCCGAGTACCACGACGACCTTCCCAGCGTCGAGTGGTACGTGGGATACGGGGAATGGATCCGGCTGTTCCGTGGGGCCGGGTTCGTGATCGAAGACCTGATCGAGCTCCGCCCGACGCCCGACGCCTCGACGACCTTCACG